A single region of the Changchengzhania lutea genome encodes:
- a CDS encoding DUF1573 domain-containing protein: MKKLILALSALCLVAFTSCKEDASKKIDENNVAEAAERDASSSEFPIITFDKQVHDFGEIEAKTPVETVFKYTNTGDAPLVITDIKSSCGCTVPQDWSREPLAAGESGQFTVKFNGSGANKVSKSITVTANTEKGTEVVKITAFVKADPNAKAKGISAAANPVQ; this comes from the coding sequence GTGAAAAAATTAATATTAGCATTAAGTGCACTGTGTTTAGTGGCATTTACCTCCTGTAAGGAGGACGCATCAAAAAAGATTGATGAAAATAATGTAGCTGAAGCTGCTGAAAGGGACGCAAGTTCTTCTGAGTTTCCAATTATAACGTTTGACAAACAGGTTCATGATTTTGGCGAAATTGAAGCCAAGACTCCAGTTGAAACGGTATTTAAATATACCAACACTGGTGATGCACCTTTAGTTATTACAGATATTAAAAGTTCATGTGGTTGTACGGTACCACAAGATTGGAGTAGAGAGCCTTTAGCCGCTGGAGAATCTGGACAATTTACTGTTAAGTTTAATGGAAGTGGTGCTAACAAAGTATCTAAAAGCATTACGGTTACAGCAAATACAGAAAAAGGAACAGAAGTAGTAAAAATTACGGCATTCGTAAAGGCAGACCCTAATGCGAAAGCAAAAGGAATTAGTGCTGCTGCAAACCCTGTACAATAA
- a CDS encoding ankyrin repeat domain-containing protein: MKTLKINAMQTLLIISFVAFLLTNACAQSDKNSKSDTSTNTGTLIAKPEMNINAAVLSGNLEVVKQHIKAHTDINEKEAMSGSTPLISAASFGKNDIAQALIDAGADLSIKNNDGSTALHAAAFFCRVEIVQMLIDAKADKTIRNNFDATPRETVMVPFDEIKPFYEMLQLQFEPIGMQIDLTEIEKTRPVIAMMLQ, from the coding sequence ATGAAAACATTAAAAATTAATGCAATGCAAACCTTGTTAATCATTTCATTCGTTGCCTTTTTGCTAACAAATGCTTGTGCACAGTCTGATAAGAATTCAAAATCAGATACAAGCACCAATACTGGGACATTAATAGCAAAACCAGAAATGAATATTAATGCAGCAGTACTATCTGGAAACCTTGAGGTTGTTAAACAACATATTAAAGCACATACAGATATTAACGAAAAAGAAGCCATGAGTGGTTCGACGCCTTTGATTTCTGCAGCCTCTTTTGGCAAAAATGATATAGCTCAAGCATTGATAGATGCTGGTGCAGATTTATCTATTAAAAACAATGATGGATCTACAGCTTTGCATGCTGCCGCTTTCTTTTGTCGTGTTGAAATTGTGCAAATGCTTATAGACGCCAAAGCAGATAAAACGATTCGAAATAACTTTGATGCTACACCTAGAGAAACTGTAATGGTACCTTTTGACGAAATTAAGCCATTCTATGAAATGCTCCAACTACAATTCGAGCCAATTGGCATGCAGATTGATTTAACCGAAATAGAGAAAACGCGTCCAGTTATTGCTATGATGTTACAGTAA
- a CDS encoding serine hydrolase domain-containing protein, which translates to MIKKQTKRILRIVFIMASISSLFFVPWILVKAWILPLPDTVQEQVNEAIGHGFDGMIVYVDEAGKPPAFYAAGWKDRENKIPADPHALFKIGSINKLYVAVSIAKLVNDKRLSLDKTLADYFPELMGRIEYADKITLRLMAQHRSGLPIFTNHPGFWDNPQEGDKDVLEYALDLPANFEPGEDYEYCNTNYLLLSRLIDKIVGYSHHQFIKKEILIPLELNHTFSSLNEVNIDDVMSGYYVGYEADLKANNYGSMIATAQDVGIFLRALNDGSVFNGDEQEIYSSIYEYEHGGLIPGYQCLAEYHKDQDMVVVQFMNTTDFNGYHWNLSQIVINRIVKILRREKNS; encoded by the coding sequence ATGATAAAAAAACAAACAAAACGAATACTAAGAATAGTATTTATTATGGCGAGTATATCCTCGTTGTTCTTCGTCCCGTGGATATTGGTTAAGGCTTGGATATTACCATTACCCGATACGGTTCAAGAACAAGTAAATGAAGCCATTGGTCATGGGTTTGATGGCATGATTGTTTATGTAGACGAAGCAGGCAAACCACCAGCATTTTATGCAGCTGGCTGGAAAGACCGAGAAAACAAAATACCTGCCGACCCACACGCCTTATTCAAAATTGGGAGTATCAACAAGTTATATGTCGCTGTTTCTATAGCAAAATTAGTCAATGATAAACGTTTGTCTTTAGATAAAACGCTCGCTGATTACTTCCCGGAGCTTATGGGCAGAATTGAATATGCAGATAAAATCACTTTAAGGTTGATGGCGCAACACCGCAGTGGCCTTCCTATTTTTACCAACCATCCTGGTTTTTGGGATAATCCACAGGAAGGTGATAAGGATGTCCTTGAATACGCACTTGATTTGCCGGCTAACTTCGAACCTGGTGAAGACTATGAATATTGCAACACCAATTATTTGTTGCTTTCCAGACTCATTGACAAAATAGTGGGTTATAGCCATCACCAATTTATCAAGAAGGAGATTTTAATACCACTGGAGCTTAACCATACGTTCAGTTCGCTTAATGAAGTGAATATAGACGATGTGATGAGTGGCTATTACGTTGGATATGAAGCCGATTTAAAAGCAAATAATTATGGCTCAATGATAGCGACAGCACAAGATGTTGGGATATTTTTGCGTGCATTAAATGATGGTTCTGTTTTTAACGGAGATGAACAGGAAATCTATTCTTCCATTTACGAGTATGAACACGGAGGTCTGATTCCTGGTTATCAATGTCTTGCTGAATACCACAAAGATCAAGACATGGTTGTGGTTCAATTTATGAATACAACTGATTTTAATGGATACCATTGGAATTTATCACAAATCGTCATTAATCGTATTGTGAAAATATTGAGAAGGGAAAAAAATTCATAA
- the yajC gene encoding preprotein translocase subunit YajC, translated as MGEGGIGQFLPFVLMFVIVYFFMIAPQMKRAKKEKKFAAELKRGDKVITKSGLHGKILELNDKDGSCIIETMSGKVKFERSAISMEMSTKLNAPAVVKK; from the coding sequence ATGGGAGAAGGAGGAATAGGTCAGTTTTTACCGTTTGTTTTAATGTTTGTTATTGTGTATTTCTTTATGATTGCACCACAAATGAAGCGCGCTAAAAAAGAGAAGAAGTTTGCTGCAGAATTAAAACGAGGCGATAAGGTGATTACCAAAAGTGGTTTACACGGTAAAATTTTAGAGCTGAATGATAAAGACGGTAGTTGCATTATTGAAACGATGTCTGGTAAAGTTAAGTTTGAACGCTCAGCCATATCAATGGAAATGAGTACTAAACTCAATGCACCAGCCGTAGTAAAAAAGTAA
- a CDS encoding acyltransferase family protein, protein MTTERRHDIDWLRIIAIGLLLIYHIAIIFQPWAMFIGFIRNDEPIEDLWTPMTMLNVWRIPLLFYVSGMGLYFALKKRNWKQLLVERSKRILLPFIFGIIAITPLHMYIFQDYYNMPLSYYPHMGHLWFLGNIFVYVIVLLPLFFYLKKHEEGRFRKGLSSLMKHPIGPLSITVFFILEAVLVKPRLFEMYAQTWHGFILGFIAFFFGFLLVYSGKEFWQTVLKWRWLYIGLAGILYAIRLFVFETITPGYLMAIESNCWIFGVFGFSYKYLNKPSTLLSYLSQAAYPVYIIHMIGLYVGASIILPLAIHPMLKFIAVVAFTGSFCYLIYEFIIRRVNVLRPLFGLKWKFNKAEQQISILKK, encoded by the coding sequence ATGACAACAGAAAGAAGACACGATATTGATTGGCTTCGCATAATTGCTATTGGTCTATTATTGATCTATCATATAGCCATAATATTCCAACCATGGGCCATGTTTATTGGTTTTATAAGAAACGACGAACCTATTGAAGATTTATGGACACCAATGACTATGCTTAACGTCTGGCGAATTCCACTTTTATTTTATGTATCTGGTATGGGACTTTATTTTGCCTTAAAAAAGCGAAATTGGAAACAATTGCTTGTTGAGCGTTCAAAGCGAATCCTATTACCATTCATCTTTGGGATTATTGCTATAACGCCTTTACATATGTATATTTTTCAAGACTACTACAATATGCCTTTGAGTTATTATCCACATATGGGTCATTTGTGGTTTTTAGGGAATATTTTTGTTTATGTGATAGTGCTGTTGCCTCTTTTTTTCTATTTAAAGAAACATGAGGAAGGCAGATTCAGGAAAGGATTATCATCGCTAATGAAGCATCCCATTGGTCCCTTATCAATAACTGTCTTTTTTATATTGGAAGCTGTTTTAGTTAAGCCTCGGTTATTTGAAATGTATGCTCAGACTTGGCACGGATTTATTCTAGGTTTTATTGCCTTCTTTTTTGGTTTTCTTCTGGTTTATAGCGGGAAAGAATTCTGGCAAACGGTTTTAAAATGGCGATGGTTGTATATAGGCCTAGCGGGAATTTTATATGCCATTCGATTATTTGTATTTGAAACCATAACACCAGGATATCTCATGGCTATCGAATCGAACTGTTGGATATTTGGGGTTTTCGGCTTTAGTTATAAATATCTAAATAAACCTAGCACTTTACTGAGCTACTTAAGTCAAGCTGCTTATCCAGTTTATATAATCCATATGATTGGATTGTATGTAGGAGCCTCGATTATCTTACCTTTGGCGATACATCCCATGCTAAAATTCATAGCTGTAGTAGCTTTTACTGGTAGTTTTTGTTATCTCATTTATGAATTCATCATTAGAAGGGTAAATGTCTTAAGACCTTTGTTTGGACTTAAATGGAAATTCAACAAAGCAGAACAGCAAATAAGTATTTTGAAAAAATAA
- a CDS encoding NAD(P)-dependent oxidoreductase: MTVLVVGASGATGRHLVEQLLIQKHKVKAIVRSPEKLPESWRNNDNFQIISASILELSDREMSEYSRDCQAIVSCLGHNLTWKGIYGQPRKLVTDATRRLCDAIKANKPEQAVRFVLMNTTGNRNRDLNEPISFAQKCVIALLRLLLPPHVDNETAADYLRTKIGQNNECIEWTAVRPDGLTNENEVTDYEIHPSPTKSAIFNAGKISRINVGHFMANLISDDDLWKKWKGQMPVIYNKSSVDKK; the protein is encoded by the coding sequence ATGACAGTTTTAGTAGTAGGTGCAAGTGGCGCAACAGGAAGACATTTGGTTGAACAACTTCTCATTCAAAAGCATAAAGTTAAAGCAATTGTAAGGTCTCCGGAAAAGTTGCCAGAATCATGGAGAAATAATGACAACTTTCAAATCATCTCTGCAAGTATTTTAGAGTTAAGTGACAGGGAAATGAGCGAATATAGTCGGGATTGTCAGGCCATTGTATCGTGTCTTGGTCATAATCTAACCTGGAAAGGTATCTATGGGCAGCCTAGGAAATTGGTTACAGATGCTACGCGCAGACTATGTGATGCCATAAAAGCTAATAAACCAGAGCAAGCTGTACGATTTGTTTTGATGAATACTACAGGTAATCGCAATCGTGACTTAAATGAACCGATATCATTTGCACAAAAATGTGTTATTGCCCTTCTTCGTTTACTTTTACCGCCACATGTAGATAACGAAACAGCAGCAGATTATTTACGAACTAAAATCGGACAGAACAATGAATGTATAGAATGGACTGCTGTTAGACCAGATGGGCTAACAAATGAAAATGAAGTTACCGATTACGAAATACACCCTTCGCCTACCAAAAGCGCTATTTTTAATGCAGGTAAAATCAGTCGTATTAATGTTGGGCACTTTATGGCTAATTTAATAAGCGATGATGATTTATGGAAGAAGTGGAAAGGACAAATGCCTGTAATCTACAATAAATCGTCTGTTGATAAAAAATAA
- the proC gene encoding pyrroline-5-carboxylate reductase translates to MKVLVIGAGNMGLTYAEGMSKSKLLKKENIMVLDTSEEKLQELNKIAHFDTFEKLDDCVPEADIIFVAVKPYHAEGVFAALKPLVQSQQIIVSIMAGVTIESIQELTDLEKIVRAMPNLPAKIGKGLTSFVISSEVSRIEMLTIESLLDTTGKSIQVSSEKLIDASTGISGSGPAYVFYFMQSMMEAALKMGFSKKDSTVLVSQTFLGAIELFNQSNLSPNSWMKKVASKGGTTRAALDSMEDNNVNELIKDAAFAAFNRAVELGKEH, encoded by the coding sequence ATGAAAGTACTCGTAATTGGAGCTGGTAATATGGGGCTCACCTATGCCGAAGGCATGTCTAAATCTAAACTTCTTAAGAAGGAGAATATTATGGTTTTAGATACCTCTGAAGAAAAACTTCAAGAGCTTAATAAAATAGCGCATTTTGATACTTTTGAAAAACTGGATGATTGTGTTCCTGAAGCAGATATTATTTTTGTTGCAGTCAAACCGTACCATGCGGAAGGTGTATTTGCAGCTCTTAAGCCGCTTGTCCAATCGCAGCAAATTATTGTATCCATAATGGCTGGGGTTACCATTGAATCCATTCAAGAACTAACAGACCTGGAGAAAATAGTTAGAGCCATGCCAAATTTACCGGCAAAAATTGGAAAAGGATTAACATCCTTTGTTATTTCTTCAGAAGTGTCCAGAATTGAAATGCTAACTATAGAAAGTCTATTGGATACCACAGGGAAATCAATTCAGGTTTCAAGCGAAAAATTAATTGATGCTTCCACGGGAATTTCAGGGAGTGGCCCAGCATATGTTTTTTATTTTATGCAAAGTATGATGGAAGCTGCATTAAAAATGGGCTTTTCAAAAAAGGATTCAACCGTTTTAGTAAGTCAGACTTTTTTAGGTGCCATTGAACTATTTAATCAATCCAACTTATCACCAAATTCGTGGATGAAAAAAGTAGCATCAAAGGGTGGAACAACACGTGCAGCATTAGATTCTATGGAAGATAATAACGTAAACGAATTAATAAAAGATGCCGCTTTTGCTGCGTTTAACAGAGCAGTAGAATTAGGTAAAGAACACTAA
- a CDS encoding DinB family protein produces the protein MKTKDLSFTEYNAYYSQYLNMLSGNLDLIGGYNQGLSQIIEFFKTIPEGKLTYSYAAGKWTIKEVFQHIIDTERVFMYRCFRIARRDITALAGFEQDDYIAPSKANKKSLEQLLEEYRTVRESSIVFLKSLSEVDLEYLGNANGTSLSARAAAFILLGHEKHHVEIIQNRYLA, from the coding sequence ATGAAAACTAAAGATTTGTCATTCACTGAATATAATGCATACTATAGTCAATACCTCAATATGCTTTCGGGTAATTTAGATTTGATAGGTGGTTATAATCAGGGCTTATCACAGATTATAGAATTTTTTAAAACAATTCCAGAAGGCAAATTGACTTATAGCTATGCAGCTGGAAAATGGACCATAAAAGAAGTGTTTCAGCACATAATAGATACTGAACGTGTATTTATGTATCGATGTTTTCGAATAGCAAGACGTGATATAACAGCTCTGGCAGGGTTCGAGCAGGATGACTATATAGCACCTTCTAAAGCGAATAAAAAATCTTTAGAACAATTGCTTGAAGAATACCGAACAGTAAGGGAAAGTAGTATCGTGTTTTTAAAGAGCCTTTCTGAAGTGGATTTAGAGTATTTAGGAAACGCCAATGGAACATCGCTTTCCGCTCGGGCAGCAGCTTTTATACTCTTAGGGCATGAAAAGCATCATGTGGAAATTATTCAAAATAGGTATTTAGCGTAA
- the nusB gene encoding transcription antitermination factor NusB, with product MLNRRHIRVKVMQTIYAYKGSESDDFSKDQKFLLFSIDNMYNLYLLLVSLLSEVQKRAEADLQKKQKKHLATSEDKDPNRKFVNNELLLLLKENLPLKDHLEAHKITNWDLDAEYVDIIFKAITSSELYKDYMQTRVSGFREDKDFIVDIFKEIIAPNEKLYEYMEDKNLTWLDDLPTVNTTILKLLRKVKPSSSENHFIPKLYKDAEDKQFAIDLFKKTLLNQTTLNSEIALKTQNWDSDRIADVDFALLQMAICELKNFPSIPVKVTMNEYLEIAKEYSTPKSSIFINGILDKLVKEYQESGDLKKVGRGLL from the coding sequence ATGCTAAACAGAAGACATATACGTGTAAAAGTCATGCAAACCATATATGCCTATAAAGGCAGTGAAAGCGATGATTTTAGTAAAGATCAAAAATTCCTACTGTTCAGTATAGATAACATGTACAACCTGTACCTTCTGTTGGTGTCGCTCTTGAGTGAAGTTCAAAAAAGAGCCGAAGCCGATTTACAAAAAAAACAAAAGAAACATTTAGCAACCTCTGAAGATAAAGATCCAAACAGGAAATTTGTTAATAATGAGTTGTTATTACTGTTAAAAGAAAACCTTCCACTTAAAGATCATTTAGAAGCACATAAAATCACCAATTGGGATTTAGATGCTGAATATGTTGATATCATTTTTAAAGCCATCACTTCAAGCGAATTGTATAAAGACTATATGCAGACCAGAGTTTCAGGGTTTAGGGAAGACAAAGATTTTATTGTAGATATTTTTAAGGAAATTATAGCGCCCAATGAAAAGCTTTACGAGTATATGGAAGATAAAAACCTAACTTGGTTAGACGACCTTCCTACAGTAAATACAACTATCTTGAAGTTGTTGCGTAAAGTGAAACCAAGTTCATCAGAAAATCATTTTATACCGAAGCTTTATAAAGACGCGGAAGATAAACAGTTTGCAATAGACTTATTTAAAAAAACACTTCTGAATCAAACGACATTAAATAGTGAGATTGCGCTTAAAACCCAAAACTGGGATTCAGATCGTATTGCCGATGTGGATTTTGCTTTACTGCAAATGGCTATTTGCGAATTGAAAAATTTCCCGTCTATACCAGTTAAAGTCACCATGAACGAATACTTAGAGATCGCCAAAGAATATTCAACCCCTAAAAGCAGCATTTTCATAAATGGTATTTTAGATAAGTTGGTTAAGGAATATCAGGAAAGTGGTGATTTGAAAAAAGTGGGTCGTGGCTTGCTTTAA
- a CDS encoding ABC transporter ATP-binding protein produces the protein MQHLKGSPKDKTKSKVTMAQAFKTIIWPRRNLVFIGLILIVIRSLSGLILPWQSKVLLDEVVPSKDVSLLYNLIVIVLIAILVQAVTSFLLTRILSVQAQYLISELRAQVQKKVLSLPISFFDNTKSGALVSRIMNDVEGVRNLIGTGLVQLVGGTFTAIVSLVILIKINPWMTLFVFIPLSIFGYIALRAFKYIRPIFRNRGKINAEVTGRLTETLAGVRVIKAFNAEAQENVVFEKGVDKLFQNVKKSLTATALMTSSSTFLIGVATTGIMGIGGYYMMQGEMTTGDFLFFTLILGFMIAPIVQMSNIGSQLTDALAGLDRTEELMNMTAEEDDLERSIQLNTIQGDIAFEDVSFSYEAGKEVLHNINFKAPAGSVTALVGSSGSGKSTIAGLSATFLNPKSGKVTIDNQDLSKVNLSSYRKFLGVVLQDEFLFEGTIRENIMFPRPNASESDLQNAVKAAYVNEFTDRFDDGLETLIGERGVKLSGGQRQRLAIARAILANPKIIILDEATSNLDTESEALIQKSLSELIKNRTTIVIAHRLSTIRRADQILVIEAGHIMERGTHDELIATQGRYYDLYTYQAKI, from the coding sequence ATGCAACACCTTAAAGGCTCTCCAAAAGATAAAACAAAATCAAAAGTAACCATGGCGCAAGCCTTTAAAACCATTATTTGGCCACGCCGAAATCTGGTTTTTATTGGCTTAATTCTTATCGTCATTAGAAGTTTGTCCGGTTTAATTCTACCCTGGCAGAGTAAAGTATTACTGGATGAGGTCGTGCCAAGTAAAGATGTGTCACTATTATATAATTTGATAGTTATTGTCCTAATCGCTATTTTAGTGCAAGCCGTGACCTCCTTTCTTTTAACACGTATCTTAAGCGTGCAGGCACAATACCTCATTAGCGAATTACGGGCACAAGTGCAGAAAAAAGTACTGTCCCTGCCCATCAGTTTTTTTGATAATACCAAATCTGGTGCCTTGGTATCTCGTATTATGAATGATGTTGAAGGTGTGCGAAATTTAATTGGGACGGGTTTAGTGCAACTCGTAGGCGGCACATTTACAGCTATTGTTTCTTTGGTGATTTTGATAAAAATAAATCCATGGATGACCCTTTTTGTATTCATTCCACTATCTATATTTGGGTACATAGCCTTAAGAGCCTTCAAATACATTCGACCTATTTTTAGAAATCGAGGTAAAATAAACGCCGAAGTCACCGGGCGATTAACAGAAACATTAGCGGGTGTTCGCGTCATAAAAGCCTTTAATGCTGAAGCGCAAGAAAACGTCGTGTTTGAAAAGGGTGTTGACAAATTATTTCAAAATGTTAAAAAAAGCCTGACGGCCACAGCTTTAATGACCAGTTCATCAACCTTTTTAATAGGTGTTGCTACCACAGGTATTATGGGTATTGGCGGGTATTATATGATGCAAGGTGAAATGACGACTGGAGATTTTTTGTTCTTCACTTTAATCCTCGGGTTTATGATTGCACCCATTGTTCAAATGAGTAATATAGGGAGTCAATTAACCGATGCCTTGGCGGGTTTGGATAGAACTGAAGAGCTTATGAATATGACAGCTGAGGAGGACGATTTGGAAAGAAGTATCCAGCTCAACACCATTCAAGGGGATATTGCCTTTGAGGATGTATCGTTCTCATATGAAGCAGGTAAAGAAGTCCTTCATAATATAAATTTTAAGGCACCAGCAGGATCTGTTACAGCTTTAGTGGGTAGCTCGGGGTCAGGAAAATCTACTATAGCAGGCTTATCTGCTACATTTTTAAATCCAAAATCTGGTAAGGTGACCATTGATAATCAAGATTTATCCAAAGTTAATTTGAGCAGTTATCGCAAGTTTTTGGGCGTGGTGTTGCAAGATGAATTTTTATTTGAAGGCACTATAAGAGAAAACATCATGTTTCCGAGACCAAATGCATCAGAAAGCGATTTGCAGAATGCTGTTAAAGCGGCATACGTTAACGAGTTTACAGACCGTTTTGATGATGGTTTGGAAACGTTAATAGGCGAACGCGGGGTAAAACTTTCTGGCGGACAACGTCAACGATTGGCCATTGCAAGAGCCATATTAGCAAATCCTAAAATAATTATTTTGGATGAAGCGACCTCAAATTTAGATACAGAGAGTGAAGCATTGATTCAGAAAAGTTTATCTGAACTTATAAAAAACAGAACCACTATTGTCATAGCGCACCGGTTAAGTACAATTAGACGCGCAGATCAAATCCTTGTGATTGAAGCTGGACACATTATGGAACGTGGTACGCACGACGAATTAATCGCCACTCAAGGCAGGTATTATGATTTATATACTTATCAAGCTAAAATTTAA
- a CDS encoding helix-turn-helix transcriptional regulator: MNLPPTKYFGSIKFERTLKNYHVSISHHNIGEKIPKHNHANPYYSVNLGAAYIENNNFSKSIIDPGTIILRPKEYEHENTFINNVGFCFNIEVITISNNNVLQLFNNKNINFAYFEFLQILIKTFNNYSDNELDCLITETLADRYNTQLLTKIPNWYNQVISKVKEEYCDSLTLSEIASSVALHPNYLARKFKKISGITLGDYIRMVRLKNASLMLHSNKRLTDIALEAGFYDQSHFSNSFRSAFKISPKSLKDLFLG, encoded by the coding sequence ATGAATTTACCTCCTACAAAATATTTTGGATCTATCAAATTTGAGCGCACACTCAAGAATTATCACGTTTCTATTTCGCATCATAATATTGGAGAAAAAATTCCAAAACATAACCATGCTAATCCATATTACTCAGTAAATCTTGGAGCTGCATATATAGAAAACAATAACTTCTCTAAAAGTATTATAGATCCTGGAACAATTATTTTACGGCCTAAAGAATATGAACATGAAAACACATTTATAAATAATGTTGGATTTTGCTTCAATATTGAAGTAATCACCATTTCTAATAATAATGTATTGCAGCTATTCAATAATAAAAATATCAACTTTGCTTATTTTGAATTTCTACAAATTTTAATTAAAACATTTAATAATTATTCAGATAATGAATTGGACTGTCTAATTACTGAGACATTAGCTGATAGGTATAACACTCAACTATTAACAAAAATTCCAAATTGGTACAATCAAGTGATTAGCAAGGTAAAAGAAGAATATTGTGATTCATTGACTTTGAGTGAAATTGCAAGCTCAGTTGCTTTACATCCAAACTATCTTGCAAGAAAGTTTAAGAAAATAAGTGGAATCACATTAGGTGATTATATAAGAATGGTAAGACTCAAAAATGCCAGCTTGATGTTACATTCTAATAAACGCCTTACTGATATTGCATTAGAAGCAGGGTTTTATGATCAATCTCATTTTTCAAATTCATTTCGTTCTGCATTTAAAATCTCACCTAAATCCTTAAAAGACTTGTTTTTGGGTTAA